The following proteins are encoded in a genomic region of Bacteroidota bacterium:
- a CDS encoding RNA methyltransferase — MISKAQIQFIQSLHLKKFRQQHRLFIAEGTKIANELLACSHLLHSVYASEDWIKQNSHKLHAAQVVEVNEQSLKKISLLASPNEVLCLVKMEAIEFNPKQLATEFCLALHEVQDPGNLGTIIRLADWFGIDTVLCSEGTVDAYNPKVVQATMGSFLRCKVHYCDLKQCLEFAQKNNIPSYAAVLDGTSIYKTKLQENGLLVMGNESKGISEELLRLITYRISIPSFSKMNSDSLNVSIATAILCSELRRTN, encoded by the coding sequence ATGATTTCAAAAGCCCAAATTCAATTTATTCAATCGCTGCATCTTAAAAAATTCAGGCAGCAACATCGTTTATTTATTGCAGAAGGAACTAAAATTGCAAACGAATTGCTTGCTTGCTCCCATCTATTACATTCGGTATATGCAAGTGAAGATTGGATAAAGCAAAATTCTCATAAGTTGCATGCAGCTCAAGTGGTGGAAGTGAATGAGCAAAGTTTAAAAAAAATAAGTTTGCTTGCTAGTCCCAACGAAGTACTGTGCCTAGTTAAAATGGAGGCGATTGAATTTAACCCTAAGCAATTAGCAACTGAATTTTGTTTAGCCTTGCATGAAGTGCAGGATCCGGGAAATTTAGGAACAATAATTCGCTTGGCCGATTGGTTTGGAATAGATACAGTATTGTGTTCAGAAGGAACGGTAGACGCCTATAATCCGAAAGTTGTTCAGGCAACAATGGGTTCATTTTTACGCTGCAAAGTGCATTACTGCGATTTAAAGCAGTGTTTAGAGTTTGCTCAGAAAAACAATATACCCAGCTATGCAGCTGTTTTAGATGGAACTTCAATTTATAAAACAAAACTCCAGGAAAATGGTTTATTGGTTATGGGCAACGAATCAAAAGGTATTTCGGAAGAATTGTTGAGATTAATAACCTACAGAATCAGTATTCCTTCTTTTTCAAAAATGAACAGTGATTCGTTAAATGTTTCGATTGCCACAGCTATACTTTGCAGTGAATTAAGAAGAACTAATTAA